The following coding sequences lie in one Sesamum indicum cultivar Zhongzhi No. 13 linkage group LG9, S_indicum_v1.0, whole genome shotgun sequence genomic window:
- the LOC105170869 gene encoding uncharacterized protein At1g04910, translating to MAKSARYFKNSCITPHPSFFLHFLAVSPMKSSRNQSPNPTLLFLLSLLTLSSFLGICVLTFYGIPHNSMPCPPISPSSPLSPILLASLSSISKGYPRNDEPTLSSSVMVPLPAHGVGANLNLSAEEKEFWQQPDGEGYRPCLDFSLAYRKASARISKEKRRFLVMVVSGGLNQQRNQIVDAVVIARILEAALVVPVLQVNRIWGDESEFSDIFDLEHFKKTLQADVRVVSSLPSTHLVSMQSIENQIPFHVSPVWIRARYFHQLNEEGFLILKGLDSRLSKNLPPDLQKLRCKVAFHALRFTSPIQNLGNQIARRMWIEGPYIALHLRIEKDVWIRTGCTTGLGPEYDEIIDKDRESNPDFLTAKLNMTKSARRLAGFCPLSAREVARLLRGLGAPSNARIYVAGGEPFGGSCAIQPLVHEFPNIATKKTLARQGELTPYLNRPSVLAAIDYIVSLSSDVFLPSHGGNMGRAMQGHRAYVGHRKYIKPNKRMIVPLLENTSVSDEKFRRTIQKLHKYSKGQPEWRKKKLDRDVLAYPVPECMCKH from the exons ATGGCGAAATCAGCAAGATACTTCAAGAACTCGTGCATCACTCCGCACCCAtcatttttccttcattttctaGCGGTTTCTCCAATGAAGAGCTCAAGAAACCAGTCTCCTAATCCCACTCTCCTCTTCCTTCTCTCCCTCTTAACACTCTCCTCTTTCTTGGGAATTTGCGTCCTCACTTTCTATGGCATTCCTCACAACTCGATGCCATGCCCTCCAATCTCACCTTCATCGCCGTTATCTCCCATCCTGCTGGCCTCTCTTTCCTCAATCTCGAAAGGTTACCCGAGAAACGATGAGCCCACTTTGTCGAGCAGTGTGATGGTGCCATTGCCTGCTCATGGGGTGGGTGCAAATCTCAATCTTTCTGCAGAGGAGAAGGAGTTCTGGCAGCAGCCGGATGGTGAAGGGTACCGGCCGTGCTTGGATTTCAGCCTTGCTTATCGAAAAGCATCGGCTAGAATTTCCAAGGAGAAACGGAGGTTCTTGGTTATGGTGGTTTCTGGAGGACTGAATCAGCAGAGGAATCAGATTGTTGATGCTGTTGTCATAGCAAGAATTCTTGAAGCTGCTCTGGTTGTTCCTGTTTTACAGGTTAATCGCATATGGGGAGATGAAAG TGAATTCTCAGATATATTCgatttggaacatttcaaGAAGACTTTACAAGCTGATGTTCGAGTCGTATCGTCCCTCCCCTCTACTCATTTGGTTTCAATGCAGTCAATTGAAAATCAAATCCCATTTCATGTATCACCGGTTTGGATTCGTGCTAGATACTTTCACCAA CTAAACGAAGAAGGTTTTCTTATACTAAAAGGGCTTGATTCTAGGCTCTCCAAGAATCTTCCTCCCGATCTTCAGAAGCTACGGTGTAAG GTGGCATTTCATGCTTTGAGATTCACCTCTCCAATCCAGAACCTTGGCAATCAGATTGCAAGGAGAATGTGGATTGAAGGTCCTTACATTGCTCTCCATCTAAGGATAGAGAAGGATGTGTGGATCAGAACAGGATGTACCACAGGTTTAGGACCTGAATACGACGAAATCATAGACAAGGATCGGGAGTCTAATCCCGATTTCTTAACTGCTAAACTTAACATGACGAAATCTGCACGAAGACTTGCAGGATTCTGTCCTCTCAGTGCAAGAGAAGTGGCAAG ACTCCTGAGGGGTTTAGGAGCACCTAGCAATGCTCGTATATATGTAGCCGGAGGAGAACCATTTGGGGGCAGCTGCGCAATACAACCACTTGTGCATGAGTTCCCAAACATAGCAACGAAAAAGACGTTAGCACGACAAGGGGAGCTGACGCCTTACTTGAACAGACCTTCCGTCCTAGCGGCCATCGACTACATCGTGTCTCTAAGCAGTGATGTTTTTCTGCCTTCCCATGGAGGCAACATGGGCCGAGCTATGCAG GGTCATCGTGCATACGTAGGACATAGGAAGTACATAAAGCCAAACAAACGGATGATAGTTCCGTTGCTAGAAAACACATCGGTATCAGACGAGAAATTCAGACGCACGATCCAGAAGCTGCATAAGTATTCAAAGGGGCAACCGGagtggaggaagaagaagttAGACAGAGATGTGTTAGCCTATCCAGTGCCTGAGTGTATGTGCAAACACTGA
- the LOC105170685 gene encoding dof zinc finger protein DOF3.2-like encodes MPMDTSPAQPHNFQEMGSQTLESMFVCTKPQQEKKPRPAEQALKCPRCDSTNTKFCYYNNYSLSQPRYFCKSCRRYWTKGGTLRNVPVGGGCRKNNKRSSSSSSSSTSSSSSSKRNHDHQPMPLTIPSPNVPPPFAPFSYDSANDLSLAIARLQKQTAGQLGFDEHDFPMPRTDVLGNFDALRVGFLDQTPRGLHNMYNYGVGDGINLGLENGGMGLLGLEDLTNTSTAVKQEMCSSGREGESSSIGFWGFPWQSVGGDGNMHGELDSNRLSSWSGIGSSNLHGLLNSPLM; translated from the exons ATGCCTATGGATACTTCACCTGCACAACCCCATAATTTCCAG GAAATGGGCTCCCAAACACTAGAAAGCATGTTCGTGTGCACAAAGCCACAGCAAGAGAAGAAGCCAAGGCCAGCTGAACAAGCCCTCAAATGCCCAAGATGTGACTCCACCAACACCAAATTCTGCTACTACAACAACTACAGCCTCTCTCAGCCGAGGTACTTCTGCAAATCATGCAGAAGGTACTGGACCAAAGGTGGAACCTTGAGGAATGTCCCGGTTGGAGGAGGCTGCAGGAAGAACAACAAGAggtcctcctcctcctcatcgTCATCCacatcttcttcctcttcttcaaaGAGAAACCATGATCATCAACCAATGCCGTTAACAATTCCCAGCCCCAACGTTCCGCCGCCTTTCGCTCCTTTCTCTTACGATTCGGCCAACGACCTCAGCCTTGCAATAGCCAGGCTTCAAAAACAAACAGCCGGGCAATTGGGATTCGATGAGCATGATTTTCCAATGCCTAGGACCGATGTTCTTGGGAATTTTGATGCATTGAGGGTAGGATTTCTTGATCAAACCCCAAGAGGGCTTCACAATATGTACAACTACGGAGTTGGGGATGGGATCAACCTCGGGTTGGAAAACGGAGGAATGGGATTACTGGGACTCGAGGATTTAACGAACACATCCACAGCAGTGAAGCAAGAAATGTGCAGTAGCGGTAGGGAAGGTGAAAGTAGCAGCATAGGGTTTTGGGGATTCCCATGGCAGAGTGTTGGTGGGGATGGAAACATGCATGGGGAACTTGATTCCAACAGACTTAGCAGCTGGAGTGGAATTGGCTCATCTAATTTGCATGGACTTCTCAATAGCCCTCTCATGTAA